In Scophthalmus maximus strain ysfricsl-2021 chromosome 21, ASM2237912v1, whole genome shotgun sequence, one genomic interval encodes:
- the cmbl gene encoding carboxymethylenebutenolidase homolog → MANEARPCPCDLGDRIDYGGLGREVQIEHIKAYVVEPATASDKAVIVIQDIFGWQLPNTRYMSDMLAENGYIAVCPDFYVGKEPWSPSHDWSTFQEWLEDKKPTNINKEVDAVLRFLKEQYGAKHIGVVGFCWGGIATHYLALQYPELKAGVSVYGIIREREDRYELRSPTLFIFGEKDPIIPLDQVSTLEAILKEKCTVDYQVKIFPGQTHGFVHRKREDVNPTDKPSIQTARTDMLNWLDKYM, encoded by the exons ATGGCAAACGAAGCCAGGCCGTGCCCCTGTGACCTCGGCGATCGGATCGACTACGGGGGCCTCGGCCGGGAGGTTCAGATTGAGCACATTAAAGCCTATGTGGTCGAGCCGGCCACTGCGTCTGACAAGGCTGTGATCGTCATACAGGACATCTTCGGATGGCAGCTTCCCAACACCAGATACATGAGTGACATGCTGGCTGAAAATGGATACAT TGCTGTCTGTCCCGACTTCTATGTCGGAAAGGAGCCGTGGAGTCCATCACATGACTGGTCCACATTTCAGGAGTGGCTTGAGGACAAAAAGCCGACCAACATAAACAA AGAGGTCGATGCAGTGCTGAGGTTCCTGAAGGAGCAGTACGGGGCCAAACACATCGGAGTGGTGGGCTTCTGCTGGGGAGGGATTGCCACACATTATCTCGCCCTGCAGTATCCAGAGCTCAAAGCTGGAGTGTCAGTCTATG GGATCATCCGTGAGAGGGAGGACAGGTACGAGCTGAGGAGTCCCACGCTGTTCATTTTTGGAGAGAAAGATCCGATTATCCCACTGGAccag GTGAGCACCCTGGAAGCAATCCTGAAGGAGAAATGCACAGTGGATTACCAAGTTAAGATCTTCCCTGGGCAGACTCATGGGTTTGTCCACCGCAAGAGGGAGGATGTCAACCCCACAGACAAGCCCAGCATCCAGACGGCCAGAACGGACATGCTCAACTGGCTCGACAAGTACATGTAA